The genomic region GCGCCATCAACGCCGCATAATGCGGAGTGACCGCCACCCGAAAACGCTGCGCGCTCTTCACGAAGGCAACGCGCTCTTCGGCGCTCAGCTCCAGGACATCTTCAAAATGTTCGGGACGCCGCAGCCGATTCTGGTGCTGCCAGTGCCAGCTCCCCCAGGTCTGCGCATCGATATGCGCAAAGCGCCTGGGGCGACGCTCGTACGAGGAGCGCAACGCGGGCAGCGGGCCGGGATCAAAGCGTTGATGACTCACGCGCGCACTCCCAGCCACGCTCGCGGCTTTGTGGCACCCTGATCGCTGAGTTTCACCCGCCCGAGCCCGTCTCCCCACTGGTCGATCAGCTCGCCATGCCCCGTACTCCAGGAGCAAAGAGGGTGCGGAAGCGTCATCTCGCGGGAGAAGTGAAGGCGGTGCGCGCGCCCCTCATCATCCTTAAAGCCGAACTCGTAGCGCATCTTCGGCAGCGGGCTGTAGTCCAGGACCACCGTGCCCTGAAGGGGCGCCTCCAGGGCCAGACCGGCGATGGAGATCGTGCCCTCCACACAGCCCTCGTGACGCAGGGGCGGGGTGGGCCATTGCTCCAAAGTCACCACCAGCGTGGCGTTGACCTCGGTGACCCTTCGACTTCCCTCAAGCTCACCACTTACGCGCTCCTCAAAGGTGTACTGGCCGCCCACTCGCCCGTCGCGCCGCTCCTGAAGCGCCTCGGTATCAAAGCGTGGCACCCAGCCCGCCTGCTGATACCAGCGAACTGTCGGGACGATGCCCTGACGAAAATCTTTGCACGCCGGCGCCCACCCCATCTGGCGCAACTTCTCGGAGACCATCACCGCATCTTCGCGAACATAAAAAAGCGCGTTGCGATCGAGCCTGGGTCGCAGAGGGCTGTCGAGCTTATGCTCGCGCTGAATCCTCTTCCAGAGCAGGCGCAGAAGTCCGCGCATCCGCCCGAACGCAAAGTCGTTGTCAATCAGCGGGCTGACCATCGCCCAGAACGTCACCGTGGGCATCGGCACCGAGGGGCCCAGATCGATGCCGTAGGCCTCGGCGATCGAGGTGAGCACCTCCCCGAAACTCAGCGCGGTATCGTCGCCCACGTTCAGCGTCTTATCTCGCCCC from Lujinxingia vulgaris harbors:
- a CDS encoding NAD-dependent epimerase/dehydratase family protein, giving the protein MAAKKTRSDRRAMVVGAAGGLGVHLVSTLSKAGWEVVAVDRRELAQTGRESLIEGDATISWHQIEGNDEGVRELMAGCQAMINAAATVNISEPYRALAMDNVELPRQLYLHAREAGVEHFVQISCASVYDGERGVRTEASAVDPYNDYERTKIEAERELEALRAGADGPALTILRPGLLYGPGCTEMSAGLVTLVAILRDLASYLPGLRGGPRTNWCHAADVASAVMVVLTHPEGRDKTLNVGDDTALSFGEVLTSIAEAYGIDLGPSVPMPTVTFWAMVSPLIDNDFAFGRMRGLLRLLWKRIQREHKLDSPLRPRLDRNALFYVREDAVMVSEKLRQMGWAPACKDFRQGIVPTVRWYQQAGWVPRFDTEALQERRDGRVGGQYTFEERVSGELEGSRRVTEVNATLVVTLEQWPTPPLRHEGCVEGTISIAGLALEAPLQGTVVLDYSPLPKMRYEFGFKDDEGRAHRLHFSREMTLPHPLCSWSTGHGELIDQWGDGLGRVKLSDQGATKPRAWLGVRA